GATAAACTCCCACATGGCCCTCAACCATGCGTGTCTGCCGATTCCACCACCTCGGCAGGCGTCAGCAAAACCGTATAGATTATACAATAACTTATAGAATTTGTCAAGCACTTTTTTATTAAAATTCTTTTACCTTATTCTTTCAAACACCTATTTTTCGAAATTAATAATTTAGTATTGGTTTATTAACCTAACATTATTCTACTTATTCAAAAGTAAATTACTATTGATAAATTATGCCTGTATTATATTTTACATAGAAGCATAAAAAGAAATTTTTACATTTTGTATTTGTAAAATAAATATAACTTCAAAATAATGTATATATTTTTGTATTATTATATATATAGACCTACTAATGGGAGGTGTATATATGGACTATCAGAAGAAGAACATAAACATCTTATCTCAATACGATTTTCTTAAAACATTAAAAGATATTGAAAATGAAGAAGTTTTAAAGGATTTTACTAAAAAAAGATTCTTTAATTCCATAGAAAATGCAAATAAGGAGTCAGAATCAGATAAAATAAAATCAAAAGGGTGAAAACGTGATTTATGATATAGATACCCCATTAATAACCGCAAAAAACTTTTCATTATATATGAATAATAAAGAAGTGCTAAAAGCTATAGATATTGAATTATATCCAAATGATTCTGTTTTAATATATGGCGAGAGAAATTCTGGAAAATCCTCTCTTTTAAGAGCTTTTGTACATTTAAATGAGGAATTATTTGAAAACGTTTACGGAAAAGGTGAAATAAAATTTGGTGAAAAAGACGTTAGAGAACAGGATAAAAAATATTTAAGAAGTAATATTACATATGTTGAACCGCAATATTTACAAAATCTAAATTACATAACTTTAAAAGAACTCCTGAAGTTATCTTTAGGAGTAAGTCCACAAAATTTATCCTATGAACACATTTCTTTATTAAAAAGATTGGATCTTGTTGATAAATTCCTCGATTTAAGTAATTTAAAATATTATGATAATCTATCAAATTGGTCATCAGCGGATAAATTATCTTTGCTTTTATTTATCTCACTTGCAAGAAATCCAAATGTTTTCATGTTTGATTCAATTTTAGATCATATAGATGATTCGTTATTAAAACGTATAAAAGATGTGATTAATGAAATAAAACAAAATAGAATTCTAATATTTGCAACAAGAAATCTCTTTAGATATTTAGACATATGCAACAGAGTTATTATCTTAAATAATGGAAAAATAGTTGCAGATACCACCCCAAACGAATTAATAATAAACTTCGAAAAAAACAAATTCAAAAACTTGTAACGAAAAAAGTATTGACAAAAAGGGAAAAAGATGGTAGAATAATCATGGTTTTTCAACCAGAAAGGTTGCCGAGGTGGCGGAATTGGCAGACGCTGCGGACTTAAAATCCGTTGGGTGGAGACACCCGTGAGGGTTCAAGTCCCTCCCTCGGCACCATTTTATTTATAGAGAAGGAAATTACGTGGTGCGGGGTGGAGCAGCCTGGTAGCTCGTCGGGCTCATAACCCGAAGGTCGTAGGTTCAAATCCTACCCCCGCTACCATTTTTTATATGGCGGCGTAGCTCAGTTGGCTAGAGCATGCGGTTCATACCCGCAGTGTCAAGAGTTCGAGTCTCTTCGCCGCCACCAGAAAAAGCGCAGGATTAAAATCCTGCGCTTTTTTGTTGTATAATAGAAGTAATAAAACTAACCAGAACGAAGATTTTTTACAACAGGCATTATAGGACAGTTGTAAAAAATAAAAATAACTGGTGAAGAAAATAGTACGAATAATGTTCGCTCAAACGGTAGAAAATTCTAATCCTCAAAAATTTTCAAGTTTTCGCTCACATTATTCTAACTATTTTCTTAAATATAAATGAAAAGATGAAAGTAAAAAAATAATACGAACAAAGACTAAGAATTTCCCAAACGAAGATATTGCTTGAGCCGGAACAACAAAAATATTGTGAAAAATAAAAACGAATGAAGACTCGAAGAACGCCCGAAAAAACTGCGAATGGAGAGGGTCAAAAAAACAGGATGTTTTTTTGAGCGCAGCTTCTGCAGGGATGCAGAATCTAAGCGACCCCGCGAATATGAGCAGTTTTTGAGGATCAGCGTTCGAGTTGTCTGAAAGAGTTTTTATTTTTCACAATTATAAGAAATTTCACCGCCTGAAGGAACCTTTTTAGGAGTGTTTTTTATAGAACAAGGATCAAAAATTCTTGCCGTATGAGAGAATATTATTTTTCTACTTTCAAAGAGAATTTTTGAAGATTAGCACTCAAGTTGCTTGAACAAGCTTTTATTTTTTCCAATACAATGAAACTTCAAATTGAATATATATTTACGGGGGGATAATTATGTATGATATAGCCATTATTGGTGCAGGAGTAGTAGGTTGCGCTATTGCAAGAGAGTTATCAAAATACCACTTAAAAATCTTATTACTCGAAAAAAGCGACGATGTAAGCAATGGTGCTTCAAAAGCGAATAGCGGTATTATTCATGGAGGATATGCTGCAAAACACGGAACATTAAAAGGAAAATTATGCGTTGAAGGAAATAAATTATATGAAAAATTAAATGACGAATTAAATTTCGGTTATAAAAAAACTGGAGCTTTAGTATTAGGATTTGATGAAAACGATGAAAAAAATATTCAAAAATTATACGAAAATGGATTAAAAAACGGAGTTAATGACATGAAAATTATCTATACAGATGAAATTTTATCTTTAGAACCAAACATAAACGGAAATGCAAAAATCGCCTTATTAGCTGAAGATGTTGGTATAACCTCACCATATGAGTTTACAATAGCATTAGCTGAAAACGCAATAAAAAATGGTGTTGAATTAAAACTGGAAAACGAAGTTCTGGATATATCAGAAAGCACAGATCACTTTTACATAAAAACCTCTAAAGATTCTTATAAAGCAAAATATATTATAAATGCAGCAGGAGTGTATAGCGATAAAATCGCTTATATGGTTGGCATTCTAAATTTTTATATAAAACCTCGAAAAGGTCAATATATACTTTTTCATAAAGGATATGGAAAAATAGTAAATAGAGTTATTTTTCAAACCCCTACAGAAAAAGGAAAAGGAATTCTTGTTACACCAACATATCATGGAAATCTTCTAATTGGGCCAAATGCTGATGAAAATACCGATAAAGACGATACAGGTACAGATATTGAAACATTAAAATATATAATAAAAACCGCAAGAAAATCTGTTCCTGAAATAGATTTACGAAAAGTTTTAACTTCTTTTTCCGGAATAAGGCCTACACCTTCAACTGGAGACTTTATTATAGAAGAAACAAAAGAACGTTTTATAAACGTTGCTGGAATAGAATCACCTGGCTTGACATCCTCACCAGCTATTGCAAAAATGGTGATAAATATATTGAAAAATTCTGGTCTAAAATTATTAAAGAAAAATGATTTTGATCCATATAGACCTCCTATTATAATAAAAAAGAACCTTTCATATAAAGAAGTAAATAATATGCTTAATATTGATTCTCCTGATCAAATAATTTGTAGATGTGAAATGGTAAGCAAAAAAGAAATTATAGATGCATTAACACGGGAAATCCCTATAAAAACTGTCGATGCTGTTAAACGTCGAACAAGAGCAACTATGGGTTTTTGTCAGGGTGAATTTTGTACTCAAAGAATAAAGAAAATAATGGCAGAAGTTCTCAAAATCAACGAAGGCAAAATAGAAAAAAACGATAAAAAATCCGGATTTTTACCTAAAAAGGTAAACCTTAAATTTTTCAAAGAACTTGAAATTTAATAAAAATTTATCTTTATGTTGTATTTATGATATAATTATAATGTTATCAAGATTGAACAGGAGGAATATAAAATGTATGATGAAATAAAAGACACGCCAACTATAATATTAAATGGTTTTTCCAGCGAGGAAATAAATAAAATAATGAAAGCAATAAAAAACACTGAAGGATTACCAAGAATAATCTTTGCAACAACAACAAAGGTAAATGTTAACTGGACAATAGGTGATTTAATCAAAGAATTAAAAAACGAGGATATTGAAGTAAAAAAAGCCTTAAAAAAAGCTATGGAGGATAAAAATAATAAAACATGAAAAACAATGATTTTTATTACGACAATCCAGATTCTTCTGTAAAATTAAAAACTTCAAGAGGATATCCAAAACCTGGTGCAACAGTTGATCCAGGAGGAGTTAATTTTGCTATTTTTTCAAAAAATGGAGAATCTGTAACTTTAGAATTATATCAAAATTTTTATGATGAAAAACCTTCTCACATCTTCATTCTTGATCCACAAAAAAACAAAACAGGAAATACATGGCATATTTATATACATGGAATAAAACATGGTCAATTCTATGGTTGGAGAATTGATGGCATATATGATCCTAAAAATGGAAAACGCTTCAATAAATATAAACTTTTATCTGATCCCTATGCAAAAGCCATTTCAAGTTCATATAACTGGGATGAAGAAAGTGTATACGGATACGATAGAATTTCTCCATTACTCGATCTTTCTTTTTCCACTTTAGATTCTGCTGTAAGTCCTACAAAATCAATTGTTATAAACGATACAAAATATAATTGGGATGATGATATACGCCCAAATATACCCTTTAAAGATTTAATAATATACGAAATGAACGTTAGATTATTTACAATGAATCCAAATTCAAAAGTTAAAAACCCAGGAACATTTAAAGGTATTCTTGAAAAATTAGATCATTTAAAAGAATTGGGAGTTAATGCTATTGAATTAATGCCTGTTTTTGAATTTAATCCAGATTCCATCGCCAGAACCAATCCAATAACTGGTGAAAGATTAAAAGATGTGTGGGGATATAATCCTCTTGCTTTTTTTGCAGTAACTGGAAATTATTCCACAGGAATAAAAATAGGAGAACAGGTTTTTGAATTCAAAGATTTTGTAAAAAAACTTCATAAAGAAGGCTTTGAAATTATTCTTGATGTTGTTTATAATCACACAGGAGAAGGAAATGAACAGGGACCAACTCTTTCATTTCGTGGAATTGATAATGAAATATATTATGTTCTAAATAAAAATAATAAAAGGTATTATGAAAATTATTCCGGTTGTGGAAACACATTAAATTGCAATCATCCAGCTGTAAAAAATCTAATTATAGATAGTTTAAGATATTGGGTTACAGAAATGCATATAGACGGATTTAGATTTGACCTGGCTGCAATATTGGGAAGAGACCAAAACGGCAATTGGATTGGTGATCTCTCATTATTAAAAGATATTGCAGAAGATCCGATTATTTCAGGAACAAAACTTATTGCAGAAGGCTGGGATGCCGCAGGAGGATACTTTTTAGGCGCATTTCCTGAGGGTTGGGCTGAATGGAATGGAAAATTCAGAGATGTAGTAAGAAAATTTGTGCGAGGTGATGAAGGCCAGGTCGGAGAAATAGCCTGTAGAATTGCAGGAAGTGAGGATTTATATGGAAACAAATCCCCTGTAGTAAGTGTTAATTTCATTACATCACATGACGGTTTTACATTATGGGATCTTGTTTCTTATAATGAAAAACACAATGAAGAAAATGGCGAAAATAACAGAGATGGAGCCAACGACAATTATAGTTATAATTATGGTGTAGAAGGCGAAACAGATGATATCAATATCATAAATTTACGAAAAAAGCAAATTAAAAATTTTTTCACCATATTAATGCTCTCTCAGGGAACACCTATGATATATATGGGTGATGAATTCTGTAGAACCCAATACGGAAATAATAATGCCTATTGTCAGGATACAATAAAAAACTGGGTTGATTGGAGTAGAAAAGAAAAATTTAATGATATATATCGATTTCTAAAATTATTAATAACTTTTAGAAAAAAACATCATACACTTAGAAGAGAACATTTCTTCACAGGTAGAGATTACACAGGTGATGGAATTCCAGATATAACATGGCATGGTGTAAAATTATTTAATCCTGACTTTTCATACTTTTCCAGAACTCTTGCTTTTATGATTAGCGGTTCTGATTATAATGATCCAGATACCCCTGAAGACAATGATATATATGTAGCCATGAATTTTTACACCGATACATTAAACTTTGAACTTCCAAAACTTCAAAATAAACAGTGGTATAGAATAATCGATACAAACCTGAATAGTCCTGATGACTTTTTAGAAATACCGGAAATTTACAACGAACAGTTTTATCCAGTTTCACCAAAAAGCATAATTGTATTAATTTCACAAAAAGATTAATCTGAGTTTTTTCTTTTAAAAATTACCGATACTTTTCACATATAACAAAATCATACCTATTTACATATTCCAATTAAATTTTATTGTCAATTTTTTCGATTTTTGTGGTAAAATATAAGTAAGAATTATATGGGAGTGATATATATTAAAATAGGCTTTTTAAGTACAGGCGATGAACTAATAGAAGGTGATATTACCAATATTACCGTTAAAGAACTATCTCAAAAACTCAATCAGTTAGGATATAATATAACTTACCATATAAATGTTGCAGATAATATTGAAAATATTATAAATGGCCTTAAATTCCTTGTTCAACAAAAAAACAATATCATTATCATTACTGGTGGCTTAGGTTCCACTGAAGACGATTTAACCAGGGAAGCTGTTGCAAAATTTTTAAATAAAGATTTAAAATATGATGAAAAACTCTGTACAACAATTCAGGAAAGATATAAAAAAGCAGGGAAATCTATTAATCCTTTACTAAAAAAACAGGCCTATATAATTGATAATGCAAAAATTTTACCTAATGAATTAGGAAGTGCCCCAGGGCAATTGATTAAAGAAAAAGATATATATTATATAATATTACCAGGTCCTCCAAAAGAAGCTATTAATATATTTAACAATCATCTAATAAACTTTTTTTTACAATTTAAGACAACACCCAGAAATTTTACCAAAATCCAATTTCACGGAATTACCGAATCAAATTTAATGTCTATTCTCGAAAAAGAACTAAAAGATATAAAATATTCTACAAAACTAAATTTATCAATAGGACCTTCTGTTATAATAAAAGAAGATAATGAAGCGATTATAGATAAAATTCATAAAAACAAAAAAATTAAGGATTATATTATACCCGAAAATCCTGCTCTACATTTATATAATAAACTAAAAGAATTGAAACAGACTATATCTTTTGCTGAATCATGTACAGGTGGTCTTTTATCCAAAATAATTACCGATATTCCAGGATCATCTATGGTTTTTAAAGGTGCTATTATCGCATATTCAAATGAAATTAAAGAAAATATTCTTGATATAAATTCACTTGAAAAATATGGTGCTGTAAGTAAAGAAACAGTGGAACAAATGGCAAAAAATGTTAGCTCTAAATTTAACACCGATTACGCTATATCAATTAGCGGAATTGCAGGGCCAGGCGGCGGAACGCCAGAAAAGCCAGTAGGTACCGTGTGGTTTGGCTTTTATTCAAAGAATAAAGATCTGATCCTATCTGAAAAACATTTTTTCTCAGGAGATAGAGAAACTATCCGCGAAAAAGCTGTATACTACTCGATAATAAGATTTATTAAAATATTCCTTTAGGAGGTTTTATTATGGGAGATATGGACGTTTATTTAAGCGTATTTATTGATGAAGCGAATGAAAACTTACAACGTCTTAATGACGAATTGTTAGACTTAGAAAACAACCCTGAAGATATGGAAAAAATCAATGAAATCTTTAGAGTTATGCATACCTTTAAAGGTATGGCTGGAACTATGGGCTTTGATAAGATTGCAAAGGTTTCTCATAAAATGGAAAACCTTCTTGACGAAATAAGAAAAGGAAAAACAAAAGTATCTGAAGATTTAATTGATTTACTATTTAAAACATTAGATGCATTAACAGAAAGTATTGCCGACATATCAAATGGCGGTAAAGGTGATCTCTCTTCTCTTGACGAACTTATAAATGCATTAACAGAATATGCAGAAAAAGCAGAAATTGGTGGTGGAGAAAGCTCTGAAACAAAATCAGAAGAAGTTAGTGAAACAACTTCCACTTCTGAGGATTCTGAAGATTCAGAATCAAAATTATCTCATTTAGATGATATTACAAGAGAATCACTTAAACATCTATATGAAAATGCTAAAGAAAAAGGTTTAAAATTCTATCTCATTACTGTTGTATTTGATAAAGATGTTCAGTTAAAATCAGCAAGAGCATTTATGGTATTGCATAAAATTGATGATCTTGGTGGAGAAGTTGTCTATACACATCCTTCATCTCAGGATATTGAAGATGAAAAATTCGATCTTGAAATTCAACTTGGAATTATTGTAAATAAAACAGCTGACGAAATAAGAGAAAGCATAATGCAAATCTCTGAAATTGCCAGCGTTGCCGTAAATGAATTTGAAGACTCCGATTTTGAAAAACAGGTAAAAAGTGAGGATAAAAAAGAAGACAGCAAACAGGCAAAAAATTCAGGTTCTTCTACTCAAAAAACATCTTCAACCACACACGAAAAGAAGAAAATTCAATTACAATCAGTACGTGTTGACATAGAAAAACTTGACCAATTAATGAACTTAATGGCTGAATTGGTTATTTCAAGAAGTAGAATTACTGAAACTTTAAGAAAATACGAAATCAAAGAAGTAGATGAAAGTTTAGCTAATTTAAGCCGAATC
This is a stretch of genomic DNA from Marinitoga piezophila KA3. It encodes these proteins:
- a CDS encoding DUF3783 domain-containing protein, whose protein sequence is MYDEIKDTPTIILNGFSSEEINKIMKAIKNTEGLPRIIFATTTKVNVNWTIGDLIKELKNEDIEVKKALKKAMEDKNNKT
- the glgX gene encoding glycogen debranching protein GlgX — translated: MKNNDFYYDNPDSSVKLKTSRGYPKPGATVDPGGVNFAIFSKNGESVTLELYQNFYDEKPSHIFILDPQKNKTGNTWHIYIHGIKHGQFYGWRIDGIYDPKNGKRFNKYKLLSDPYAKAISSSYNWDEESVYGYDRISPLLDLSFSTLDSAVSPTKSIVINDTKYNWDDDIRPNIPFKDLIIYEMNVRLFTMNPNSKVKNPGTFKGILEKLDHLKELGVNAIELMPVFEFNPDSIARTNPITGERLKDVWGYNPLAFFAVTGNYSTGIKIGEQVFEFKDFVKKLHKEGFEIILDVVYNHTGEGNEQGPTLSFRGIDNEIYYVLNKNNKRYYENYSGCGNTLNCNHPAVKNLIIDSLRYWVTEMHIDGFRFDLAAILGRDQNGNWIGDLSLLKDIAEDPIISGTKLIAEGWDAAGGYFLGAFPEGWAEWNGKFRDVVRKFVRGDEGQVGEIACRIAGSEDLYGNKSPVVSVNFITSHDGFTLWDLVSYNEKHNEENGENNRDGANDNYSYNYGVEGETDDINIINLRKKQIKNFFTILMLSQGTPMIYMGDEFCRTQYGNNNAYCQDTIKNWVDWSRKEKFNDIYRFLKLLITFRKKHHTLRREHFFTGRDYTGDGIPDITWHGVKLFNPDFSYFSRTLAFMISGSDYNDPDTPEDNDIYVAMNFYTDTLNFELPKLQNKQWYRIIDTNLNSPDDFLEIPEIYNEQFYPVSPKSIIVLISQKD
- a CDS encoding chemotaxis protein CheA — translated: MGDMDVYLSVFIDEANENLQRLNDELLDLENNPEDMEKINEIFRVMHTFKGMAGTMGFDKIAKVSHKMENLLDEIRKGKTKVSEDLIDLLFKTLDALTESIADISNGGKGDLSSLDELINALTEYAEKAEIGGGESSETKSEEVSETTSTSEDSEDSESKLSHLDDITRESLKHLYENAKEKGLKFYLITVVFDKDVQLKSARAFMVLHKIDDLGGEVVYTHPSSQDIEDEKFDLEIQLGIIVNKTADEIRESIMQISEIASVAVNEFEDSDFEKQVKSEDKKEDSKQAKNSGSSTQKTSSTTHEKKKIQLQSVRVDIEKLDQLMNLMAELVISRSRITETLRKYEIKEVDESLANLSRITLDLQNIVMKIRMIPIAFVFNRFPRLVRDTSKKLGKDVELIIEGEDTELDRTVVDEIGDPLVHLIRNSIDHGIEPVEERIKKGKPKVGTIKLSAWHEGDGVVISVEDDGRGLDRDLIANKAIEKGLVDPAMVPTMSDEEVFSFIFLPGFSTKKQATDLSGRGVGMDVVKTVVESLNGSVTISSKKDVGTKITIRLPLTLSIIQVLLVTLDDYVYAIPIANIDTTQKITDGEIRIVQGNEVFVLRGEIIPLIRLRELFKMPPKEEDFVEKIVIVKTANRKYGVVVDNLLGQDDIVIKSLGKYLNSVKEFSGGAILGDGRIALILDITNLNEQ
- a CDS encoding ABC transporter ATP-binding protein; its protein translation is MIYDIDTPLITAKNFSLYMNNKEVLKAIDIELYPNDSVLIYGERNSGKSSLLRAFVHLNEELFENVYGKGEIKFGEKDVREQDKKYLRSNITYVEPQYLQNLNYITLKELLKLSLGVSPQNLSYEHISLLKRLDLVDKFLDLSNLKYYDNLSNWSSADKLSLLLFISLARNPNVFMFDSILDHIDDSLLKRIKDVINEIKQNRILIFATRNLFRYLDICNRVIILNNGKIVADTTPNELIINFEKNKFKNL
- a CDS encoding NAD(P)/FAD-dependent oxidoreductase codes for the protein MYDIAIIGAGVVGCAIARELSKYHLKILLLEKSDDVSNGASKANSGIIHGGYAAKHGTLKGKLCVEGNKLYEKLNDELNFGYKKTGALVLGFDENDEKNIQKLYENGLKNGVNDMKIIYTDEILSLEPNINGNAKIALLAEDVGITSPYEFTIALAENAIKNGVELKLENEVLDISESTDHFYIKTSKDSYKAKYIINAAGVYSDKIAYMVGILNFYIKPRKGQYILFHKGYGKIVNRVIFQTPTEKGKGILVTPTYHGNLLIGPNADENTDKDDTGTDIETLKYIIKTARKSVPEIDLRKVLTSFSGIRPTPSTGDFIIEETKERFINVAGIESPGLTSSPAIAKMVINILKNSGLKLLKKNDFDPYRPPIIIKKNLSYKEVNNMLNIDSPDQIICRCEMVSKKEIIDALTREIPIKTVDAVKRRTRATMGFCQGEFCTQRIKKIMAEVLKINEGKIEKNDKKSGFLPKKVNLKFFKELEI
- a CDS encoding nicotinamide-nucleotide amidohydrolase family protein produces the protein MGVIYIKIGFLSTGDELIEGDITNITVKELSQKLNQLGYNITYHINVADNIENIINGLKFLVQQKNNIIIITGGLGSTEDDLTREAVAKFLNKDLKYDEKLCTTIQERYKKAGKSINPLLKKQAYIIDNAKILPNELGSAPGQLIKEKDIYYIILPGPPKEAINIFNNHLINFFLQFKTTPRNFTKIQFHGITESNLMSILEKELKDIKYSTKLNLSIGPSVIIKEDNEAIIDKIHKNKKIKDYIIPENPALHLYNKLKELKQTISFAESCTGGLLSKIITDIPGSSMVFKGAIIAYSNEIKENILDINSLEKYGAVSKETVEQMAKNVSSKFNTDYAISISGIAGPGGGTPEKPVGTVWFGFYSKNKDLILSEKHFFSGDRETIREKAVYYSIIRFIKIFL